From Paenibacillus sp. PvR098:
AAACCGGTAACGCGACGGGCATATTTGGATTGCGTGTCCATCTTCCAGACACCTTTCTCGTCACGGCGCACTTCAATGACCGATCCACCTTGGACATAGAGCATTTTCTTGATTTGATCCGCTGAATATTTCCCATTGGCGTCGGGCTTACCGTGCACGAACAGATCACTGGAATATTCATGGTTTACCCACAACAACCCGTGGGTGTTGGAGCCTTTGATTGGGAAATAAACGGTAAAATCGTTATTAAAACCAAACGTATCACCGGCTTCGTTAATGACATCCCCGTATGCGGCCACCACATCATATTTAAATCCTTTCGGAAGAATCACATTGTCGACGGTACTGTGTGCAATGGGTTTAAAGAAACCCGAAACCTTATTATTTTTGTAACCGAACAAATGATCGGCCGTTCTTGCGGCATAAGCCTTGCCGCCGGTCAGGGATTCGAGTCCGGTAGATGCAGCCGCGAGCGCTGCCGTACCTGTGCCCAAATATGCAAGAAATTTTCTTCTGTTCATTTCCATGCTTTACACACCATCCGTTTCCCTTTGTTGAAATGATTGATTCCTAAATCATCATACCGGGCAAACGTAAACGGAAGATTAAGTCAGTATGGATTTTTTGTAAAGATGGTCAACAATAAGAGCCAGCACACCGGCTGTATCGCGGAGCAGGGTACACATGGCTCTACGGCTTTCATTACCGTACGCTCACGCCATAATCATCCACGGAAAACAGACTCATTCCACATGACAAAAAACTCCCTTTGGAGCATATGCCTACAGCATACGTCGAAGGGAGTTTTAACATAACAAAAATAGCTTATGATTTTTTCTCTTCCTGGGGTTTCGTGTTATCTTCTTTATCCCCGGATACGAGGCCGCGAGTCGATTCTTTAAATTCGCTTAGTGTTCTGCCGAAGGCTCTCCCGAGCTCGGGAAGCTTGGACGGTCCGAACAACAGCAGCACAACGACGATAATCAGTATAAGTCCCCCGACACCGATGTTACCGAATGGCAAGGCATTCCACTCCTTTAAATTCAAACAGTTATAGCTTTATTATAACAGCTTGTCTGTGGAAAAGAAACCGTTCCTTC
This genomic window contains:
- the tatA gene encoding twin-arginine translocase TatA/TatE family subunit, whose product is MPFGNIGVGGLILIIVVVLLLFGPSKLPELGRAFGRTLSEFKESTRGLVSGDKEDNTKPQEEKKS